One Blastocatellia bacterium genomic window, TCCGACCGAACGGTGAATTGTCTTCTTCCCGCTGGTGTGACGTTGACGGGTTCGATCACGAGTGAGGCTGATGTGTTGATCGTGGGTGGGAGTGTCACCGCACGCTCTGCGGATACCAGTTTTGAAGGGCCGATCCAGTTTTCTCCGCTGGACCAGTCTGCCCGTTACGAGATCGTTCTCCCGCCGGGCAGGTATCGGCTGAGCGTCAGGGCTGTTTTCGTGGTTGAAGAGACCGGCTCAACCCTAACCGTCACCTTTGCCGAAGGGGAAGAAATGACCGTCAACGATAGTACGGTTCATGACTTGCGGGTTCCTTCCCCGCCTCCGGTCGTTCGGGTTCGGGGGACGGTGAGGAACCTCGGCGATCTCGATGTGGAGAGGGCGGCCATCCTCTTCGCTACGGAAGACGGGATGATTCAAGCTTCCACAGCCTTAACTGAGGAGTATACCCTGGCGGTGCCGGTGGGTCGGTATGTCGTTTCTGCCTTAGGATTGAGTCCCCTTCTTCCCGATGAGCTGAGCGAGCTTCTCAATCTGGAGCTGGAGAGGGTAATGATTTCAGGCGACGCGACCGTGGATGTCACCCTTCCCCCGTTGGTCGAGGTGAAGGGAACAATCAAGATGGCAACCGGCGATCCCGCTATCACCGCTCAAATAACCGTCAGCAACGTAGATGAGCAAACGACGCGGGCCGCCGTGGTGATTTCAGCTGACGCTACCGGTGGGCAATACAGATTGCTGATCCCTGCCGGCTCCTACGATGCCATTGCGTTTGTCACCTTCTTACTGGAAGAGGAGACTCAGGGCGTTCTGGGATTTCCCATTTCCACTCGACGATTCCATGCCGATGCTGGTGTTGAACTCGATTTCACCATTCCCCCCATTGGTCCCATCGTGACGATTTCCGGTCGGGTGACCGATAGCCAGGGCGATCCGGTCGGAGGCGCATTTATTCTCGCCTCCAGCGTCATGCTCACTGACATGCCGGATACGTTTTTCACAGCGGGGGTTCTGAGCGAGGATGACGGAACCTTTCAGATCAAGGTCATCAGCGGGCAGGATTATACCGTCGTGTGCACGCCGCCCCCGCAGTGAGCGATTAACGTCTCATTTTTGGACTCCGGCCCTTATCTTCGTTCCTGGGAAAAGGACGCGATATCGCTCCCCTGTCGAAGACGCGGATTCAGCCATTCGTTCAGTCCATCGCCGGCGACGTTGAAGGCCATGACCGTGATCATAATAGCCAGACCAGGGAAGATAACCAGGTGCGGGGCTGTTGTGAGATAAGCACGTCCGGCATCGAGCATTTTCCCCCAACTGGGCCAGGGTTCCTGCACTCCCAGGCCGAGGAAGCTCAGTCCCGCTTCAGCCAGCACAGCTCCCGCCATTCCCAGCGTAGCCTGAACGATCAGGGGCTGGACAACATGCGGTAGGATGTGAACGACAATCACACGCGGTGTACTCGCTCCCAGGGCTCGTGCCGCCTGAACGAAATCCAGTTCCTTGATCTTGAGGACCTGGCCTCGAACAAGCCGAGCATAGCTCACCCAGCCGATAATACAGAGCGCCAGGATGAGGTTGGTTATGCTCGGTCCGAGGAACGCGACCAAAGCGATCGCCAGCAAAATGCCGGGGAAGGCCAGAAACGTGTTGAAGAGAAAACTGGCAATAAGGCGATCAATCCAGCCGCCGTAGTAGCCGGAGAGGGCGCCGATGATCGTTCCGACAAGCGAGCAGACCATCACCACCGTCACCCCCACGCGCATCGAGACGCGGGCTCCGAAAATGAGTCGGGAGAGGAGATCACGACCGAATTCATCGCGACCGAGCGGATGGGCGAGCGAGGGACCCTCCAACCGCGCCGCGAGCGTCTGTTCGGTGATGCTGTGAGGAGCCAACCAGGGCGCAAGCACCGCAACCAGCACGAGCACTCCGATGATGATCAAACCGACTTTCGCCAGCCGATTCACCTCCTCGCTACCTCCTCAGTCATCGAGCGTCCGGCAATGTGTCGTGGTAGCCTGCGAGGGAGAATCACAGATGAGACGCCCCGCGGTACCCTGTTCGTCAAGCATCTGACCCCATGTCTTGACGGCAGTCCGCCCGAGAACGCAACCAGGGTCCTCCCTCATTTGGTTCCCCTTTATCGGTTGATCCTGTGCGATTCACACATCATTCGATCTTGATGCGGGGATCAAGAGCACTGTAGAGTAGGTCCGTCGCCGTATTGATCACAATGTAGGTGATCGCGATGACGAGAACGCATCCCTGCACGAGCGGATAATCCCGTGAGCGGATAGCATCAATGGTGAGCGTTCCGATCCCCGGCCAGTTGAAAATCTGCTCGGTGATGAGCGCGCCCCCGAGGAGAACACCGAACTGCAGGCCGACAATCGTGACGACCGGTATCAAACCGTTGCGGAGGACGTGCCGATAGATCACCACCCGCTCATCGAGCCCTTTCGCCCGAGCCGTCTTGACGTAGTCTTGATCCAGCTCCTCGATGATGCTCCCTCGGACCATGCGAGTCAGAATCGCCGCCAGAGCCGCCCCCAGTGTCACTGCCGGCAACACGAGCTGCGACAGGTGGCCATAGCCCGATGGCGGCAAGAGTCGAAGCTTCACCGAAAAGAGCAAGATCATCAATGGACCCAGGGCGAAGTTCGGAAGGGAAACCCCTACGAGGGCGATCAGAGAAGCGAGCGCATCAATCCCGCTGCCGCGAAAGCGTCCGGCAGTCACCCCGAGGGGAAGCGATATTCCTACGGCGACCACGAGCGCCGCAATCGCCAGTTGCAACGTTGCCGGATAGCGCGACCAAATTTTTTCGGCAACCGGGCGACGGTCCGTGAATGTTGTGCCCAGGTCCCCGCGAAGAAGCTGCCTCCAGTAGGCCAGATACTGATCCCCGAGGGGACGATCCAGCCCGAACCGATGGCGCATCTCCTGCACCTGTTCTGTCGTGGCCGTTTCACCGAGAAAACTC contains:
- a CDS encoding ABC transporter permease, with translation MNRLAKVGLIIIGVLVLVAVLAPWLAPHSITEQTLAARLEGPSLAHPLGRDEFGRDLLSRLIFGARVSMRVGVTVVMVCSLVGTIIGALSGYYGGWIDRLIASFLFNTFLAFPGILLAIALVAFLGPSITNLILALCIIGWVSYARLVRGQVLKIKELDFVQAARALGASTPRVIVVHILPHVVQPLIVQATLGMAGAVLAEAGLSFLGLGVQEPWPSWGKMLDAGRAYLTTAPHLVIFPGLAIMITVMAFNVAGDGLNEWLNPRLRQGSDIASFSQERR
- a CDS encoding carboxypeptidase-like regulatory domain-containing protein, with the protein product MISQLMRSWRWRCMTGLLLILVMAVESGLSAADIALLPAQVTGIDATSDRTVNCLLPAGVTLTGSITSEADVLIVGGSVTARSADTSFEGPIQFSPLDQSARYEIVLPPGRYRLSVRAVFVVEETGSTLTVTFAEGEEMTVNDSTVHDLRVPSPPPVVRVRGTVRNLGDLDVERAAILFATEDGMIQASTALTEEYTLAVPVGRYVVSALGLSPLLPDELSELLNLELERVMISGDATVDVTLPPLVEVKGTIKMATGDPAITAQITVSNVDEQTTRAAVVISADATGGQYRLLIPAGSYDAIAFVTFLLEEETQGVLGFPISTRRFHADAGVELDFTIPPIGPIVTISGRVTDSQGDPVGGAFILASSVMLTDMPDTFFTAGVLSEDDGTFQIKVISGQDYTVVCTPPPQ
- the nikB gene encoding nickel ABC transporter permease produces the protein MPAIVRVFIRRMLMVIPVVWAVVTLVFLLIHLVPGDPVLSFLGETATTEQVQEMRHRFGLDRPLGDQYLAYWRQLLRGDLGTTFTDRRPVAEKIWSRYPATLQLAIAALVVAVGISLPLGVTAGRFRGSGIDALASLIALVGVSLPNFALGPLMILLFSVKLRLLPPSGYGHLSQLVLPAVTLGAALAAILTRMVRGSIIEELDQDYVKTARAKGLDERVVIYRHVLRNGLIPVVTIVGLQFGVLLGGALITEQIFNWPGIGTLTIDAIRSRDYPLVQGCVLVIAITYIVINTATDLLYSALDPRIKIE